The following is a genomic window from Thioclava electrotropha.
TTTCTTTGATGATGGGGGTTATTGCAGGGCACTGCGCAGATCGTCGAGCGCGACGGAGCTGTATTTCTGCGGCTGTTCCGACGTGCTCGGCGCGGCGGGCGCTGCAGCTTCGGGGGCCGCGTGTTCGACTGCCGGGGCCGGTTGCGGAGCGGTGGGTTCCGCCTTCGCCTCGAGCCGCGGCGTCGCTGTATCGGTCGGCGCGGGCGCATCGGTTTTCGGATGAAGATAGGCGAGGGTCACCGTGATCCGGCGGTTGGAGGGATCGCGGGGCTCTGCCGGTTTCAGCGGATCGGTGTCCGAGAGGCCCGAGACGCGGGTGATACGCTCCGGGGCGACCCCGGCGGTCACGAGCGCCCGGCGCGTCGCATTAGCGCGGTCCGAGGACAGCTCCCAGTTCCCGTAGGTGCCGCCCGCTTTCTGATAGGGGACCGAGTCGGTGTGGCCCGCGATCAGCACGTCATTGGGCAGATCGGAGAGGGCGCGGCCAAGCTGATCCATCAGCTTCAACGTCGGCCCGTCGATCTTCGCGCTGCCCGAGGCGAACATGGCTTTGCCAGCCTGATCCACGACCTCGATATTCAGCCCGTCCGGCGTGCGCCGGAACAACACGTTCTGCTGCAGCGGACGAAGGTCCGGGACGTGCTGGATCGCTTGCGTGATCCGGGTCTGAAGAGTCTCGAAGCGGGCGTCGTCGACGGCATGCGGCGTGGCCGCAGCGGTCTTCGCGTCGGTCGCATCTCCGGCCTCAGTCGTCGCCTCTGCCGCGGTCGCGAGCTTGTCCGTCGTCGCGTCGGGCGTGGTGTCTTTGGATTTGCCGGAGGCGTTGGCCATCTCGGTCGAGGGATCGGTCGCTTGTCCGACGCCGGGATTGGCGGGGATGGCATCATTGGCACGCGAGGCGTTCAGGACGCCTTTCGGCCCGATCGTCTCGCCAGCGAGCGGACCGGTGCCACCGGGCGCCTGCATCGAGATTTTCGCCGGCGCGAAGTAATCGGCGATCCCGGTCAGTTGGTTTTCATCCGACACGGACAGGATCCACATCAGCAGGAAGAAGGCCATCATTGCGGTCATGAAGTCCGCGTAGGCGACTTTCCACGCTCCGCCGTGATGCTCGGATTCGTGATCGTCATCGCTCCGCTTCACAATGATCGGCGCTTGGTTCGACCGTGCCATGGATTGCCCTTTCCCACCTCGCCGACCGGAGCCAGCTGTATTCTCAGGGCATACGTGTCCTGCAGCCCCTGACTGTGGGTTGTCGGATTAAAAATGGGCCAAAAGAGGGCGATAATCGTTCATGATCTGGAAACAAAGCCGCGCAATGGTAGCTTTGGAACCGTTTTCGGGCGGCGGGCGTTGTGCGGCCCGCGCGCGATCAGGCGTCGTGAAGCGAGGCTTCGAGGTCGTCGCGGCTGTGCTTGCCCAGGCCGACTTTCTTGGCATAGGCCGCTTTGCGCGCCGAATAGCTGGGGGCGACAAGCGGCATATCGGCGGGCAGATTGAACAGGGTCCGATATTCGTCTTCGCTCAGCCCATGTTCCGAGCCGAGATGGCGCTTGAGCATCTTGAAGCCGCGCCCGCAGCACAGGCAGAAGACCTTATCCTCGGTCACCGCGTCTTCAATGGGAAGTGCGGGTTGCGGCCGCGAGGGACTGGCGCTGGCCGCGACAGTATCCACTGCGTGAGAGGCGCTTGCCTCGTTCAGCTCCTCGCCAAACTGCGCGGAGAGCTTCGCCACGAGGTCGACCACTTGATCCGCCGTTACATCCGCGCGGGCGGCATAGGCGGCAGCCACTGTCGCGATAATGTTAGCTGCATCCGTGGGCCGATCCTTCGACATGTGGTCTCTCCAATGCTTAAATTTTGCACTATCCCCGGATTAGTAGAGAAAGTTACGTGCAACATGCGTTTCTGTCAACAAACGCGGGTAACTGTGCTTGGGTTTCCTGCAAAGATACATTTTTTTGGCAGGATTGTTATGGCGAGTGCTTCGGCTGTCCTAGCGGTGATCAATGCAGTTTGTCGCGCGTGCGCCAACGCTGCTTGGCGAGCTGATAGTCCGGGGCACTCGTAGGATAGTCCGGCGGCAAATCCCATTTGGCGCGATATTCCTCGAAGGTCATTCCGAGCAGGTTTTTAAGATGACGCTTCAACATCTTGATCGGGCGGCCCGTCTCCAGGCAGATCAGCCGATCAGGAAAGACACTCTCCGAAATCGGCACTGCCGGGGTGCGGGAAGTCGCTGGCTCGCCGGCGCAAGCCGGGGATTGTTGCGTCATGTCTACTCTCACATGGTTTTGTTCTTAGGGGAAAGATTGAAGAAATTCTTAAAGTTAGGTCAAAGAAATCCAATTTTTCCGCTGAACGTCCGTCGATGCGTCCTATTTCAAGGCATAGGCTGGACTTGTCTGGCAAAAACACGTGAATTATCGCATATCGCAGGGATAATAATTCGAAAATGCAAAGATGTCAGGCTCGGCGGATTTACGCTTCGCCTTCCAGTGTGACGCTCGGTGTTATTCGAAAGTGACAGTGCGACGGGGGAGGGCGTAAGACCGTGTCTCGCCCCGAAAGCGCTGAGGGATACGGGGAGTTGCCTTTTGTTTGGCTCAGACGCCATGCGAAGACAGAACGTCATCATCGTAGCGGAAGAAGGCGCGAAGCAAGGACAGTTGTCCGACTTCTTTCGCGCATGCTGCGGCTGGGAGCCTTTGCCTTTCGCAACTGCGATTGAGGCCGAGCAATATATTCTGCTGCATGGAACCCCATGTATCTTGCTGATCAGCCTTGCCGACGCAGAGGGTGCCGCGGATCTGATCCGAACTGCGCGCGTCAGTACGAAGGAGAGCCTGATCTTCTTCGTCGACTCCACTCCGGACGGAGAGCTTGCTGCCGAGATGATTCTGGCCGGCGCCGATGATGTGATCCGACAGCCTTATTCTCAGAGGGAATTGGCCGCGCGTCTCTGGCTTCGGGCGGGCAACAGTCTGCCCATCAGCTTCCCGAGCGAAGAAAAGCGAGTCGCTCGCCTCAAGATCGACGAGGAAAACCGCCTGACCGGCCCTGATGCCGTCGAGGCGGTGCAGCTTACCCCCACGGAGGGGGAGATCATGATCGAGCTGATCCGGAGCGGCGGACGAATCGTCACGCGGGACGCGCTGTCGCGACGAATCGACAACTGCATGTGGGTCTATGGTGATCGCAAATTCGACGTTCACATCACCAAGATTCGCAAGAAGCTGCGTGACGCGTTCGGCGAGAGATATGTCGTGGAAACAGTGCGTTCGGCTGGATACTCGTTCTACGAGATTCCCGTCGGGAAGTCGCGCAGCCTTACAACTTCAGATTGAGTTGTTGAGTCTCTGGGACTGTTTTAGCGGTAGTCGCTGTCAAGCTATTAATTGTTAACATCTCGGCGACTGATCGTGAGCACACAATCTGTGGTCGCACCATCGACAAGCTGTGGATGGTTGAGGGGGTGCCCACAACCGATAGTGTTTGAACCTATGAAAAATAGGCTTTCCAACGCTTCGCCCGTTGCCGGTCTGGGGATAACTTGGCGGTCACCGGTTCGCCACCTTCACGTAGAATTTATCCTTACTCGCCTTACGGTTTAACAATCCTTAACCTTACCGGATCGTGAATCGCTGGTAATCTGCCGTTACTGGAATTTGGGGACTCGGGGATTAGGGATGTCCATGAAAAATAACGATTTGTTAGCGCAGATTTGGGAAGGTTCGGTGACGCAAGCGTCATCGGGCGCAGGGTCTCAGGGAAGTTTGGTGGCGGCTGCGCTTCTGCCTGCGCACACTGTTTTGCTGCGCTCGACTCGCAAGGATGCAAGCTTGCTCGTGCTGCCCGAAGCCGAAGAGCTTCTGCCGGGAATCTCGCTTGGTGATATTCTTGCGGAAGAGCTTGGAATCGAGGTGCCTTATGGAAGCCTCGTGGTGATCGAGCCGACGCAAGTCGCAGGGGTGAAGCATGGTTTTGGGGACCGTGCGATCGACCTCCGGCTGCCGGCGATGGCGTCGCCCGCACGTGGTGGCTGTTCGCTGCACGAAGATGCACGGGATCGCAGCGCGACCGCGACGGGCAGTCACCTGTGAGCGCGAAGGCCGTGGAAAACGGCCGCTATGCGTTCTGCGCTCGGTTGGCGGACCGAGCCAGTCTGACAAAGTCATGAGAATGCCGCGCCGTCTCGAGAGGCGGCGCGGCCTCCCGCGGCATTAATCCGAGGTTAACCAGAAAAGCCTCCGATTAACTTGCCTTTAATCAAGTAAAGCTTTCTCCAAACATGCCCCCGTGGTCTTCTGTTCTTCAAGAATAGAGCGGATAGAGGCGGAGTAATGTTTGCATTGAGCTTCCGTGCTGCACTTGATGCGCCATTTCTGAATGTTGAAGAAGAACGGCAGGCCATCTCGCGCTGGCAGGAATATGGAGATCGGGACTCGCTCGAAATTCTCCTGCGCTCGCATGTCCGTCAGGCCTATGCGCAGGCGCGTCGCTGGGCGACCAATCCGGTCGAGCTCGAAGACCTCGTGGCGGAAGGGATCATCGGTCTGATGCGTGCCGCCGAACGGTTCGATCTGACGCAGGACGTGCGCTTCTCCACCTATTCGCACTGGTGGGTGATGACCTGCGTCCTCAATGCGCTCGCCCGGATCAAGACGGTGATCGATGTGCCGGCGCGGGTCTATCTCGATGCGCGGATGGGGCGGCTGGACAATCCCGAGGCGAGCCAGCTTCTGACCGGTCTGGTGGCGCTGGATGCCAGGTCGTTCGATGACAGTGACGCCGAGATGATGGAGATGATGCGCAGCCCGGACCTTACGCCCGAAGAGCAGACGGTGGCCGCATCCGCCGCACGCGCAGCGCATGAGGTTTTGGAAGATGCGTTGGACGATCTGGATGCGCCGGATCGCGAGATGGTCTTGCGCCGCAAATTGCAGACGCCGCCGGAGTCTCTCGACGATCTGGCCCGCGATCTCGGGATGAGCCGCGAGCGCGCCCGGCAGGTCGAAAAGCGCGCGCTCATCCGGTTGAAGCGATGCCTTGAAAAACGCGGGTTCAGCCCTGCGATGCTGAACTGAGAGGGCTGGGATGGCACGTCATCTGATGATCGCAGGACATGGGCGCGCGGGCGCCGGACTGCCTTGCAATATGCCGCGTGCGACAAGCGTGCTCGCGCCGATCTCGCAGTCGGGTTCCTGGGGCGCGCGCGAACTGAGATGCCGGGCTGATGTGACGAGGGTGATGAGATGGACGCGATAGCTGCGACATTGCTGAAGACGACGGCCTCTGGCGCAGGGGCCGGGCGGAAGTCGTCATCGGAGGCGACCGGCTTCGGATCGCTTTTGCAAGGCGTGCAACCGGATGCGGGTAGTGCCGCGAAGGCGGGGGCGTCGGCGGTGGCCGCTTCGCCCAAGGGTGCGACAGCGGCGGTCCTTGCGGGGAATCCCGCGCTTCAGGCCGAGCTGGCCGGGAAGCTGCAGAAGGTTCGGGACGGTGCGCTGGCAGAATTGGCGCAGGGCAAGCCGATCGGGGCGGTGCTGAAAGAGCTGGGCTCCTCGCTCGCGACGGTGCTCGCCGAGTTCGACGCCGCGCATGGCACGAAATTGCAGGAAGCTCTCGCCCAGGCGCTCGAAGCTATGGAGCTGCAAGCGGGCGGCGCAGAGGCAAAGCCCGCTTCGGATCATGCGCGCGACAAAAGCGACACGATCGACGAGGTCTTCGCGAGCCTTCTGGTCTCGCTCGGTCTGCAAGCGAAGCCGCCTGAGCCCGCA
Proteins encoded in this region:
- a CDS encoding flagellar motor protein MotB → MARSNQAPIIVKRSDDDHESEHHGGAWKVAYADFMTAMMAFFLLMWILSVSDENQLTGIADYFAPAKISMQAPGGTGPLAGETIGPKGVLNASRANDAIPANPGVGQATDPSTEMANASGKSKDTTPDATTDKLATAAEATTEAGDATDAKTAAATPHAVDDARFETLQTRITQAIQHVPDLRPLQQNVLFRRTPDGLNIEVVDQAGKAMFASGSAKIDGPTLKLMDQLGRALSDLPNDVLIAGHTDSVPYQKAGGTYGNWELSSDRANATRRALVTAGVAPERITRVSGLSDTDPLKPAEPRDPSNRRITVTLAYLHPKTDAPAPTDTATPRLEAKAEPTAPQPAPAVEHAAPEAAAPAAPSTSEQPQKYSSVALDDLRSALQ
- a CDS encoding winged helix-turn-helix transcriptional regulator, encoding MFGSDAMRRQNVIIVAEEGAKQGQLSDFFRACCGWEPLPFATAIEAEQYILLHGTPCILLISLADAEGAADLIRTARVSTKESLIFFVDSTPDGELAAEMILAGADDVIRQPYSQRELAARLWLRAGNSLPISFPSEEKRVARLKIDEENRLTGPDAVEAVQLTPTEGEIMIELIRSGGRIVTRDALSRRIDNCMWVYGDRKFDVHITKIRKKLRDAFGERYVVETVRSAGYSFYEIPVGKSRSLTTSD
- a CDS encoding MucR family transcriptional regulator codes for the protein MSKDRPTDAANIIATVAAAYAARADVTADQVVDLVAKLSAQFGEELNEASASHAVDTVAASASPSRPQPALPIEDAVTEDKVFCLCCGRGFKMLKRHLGSEHGLSEDEYRTLFNLPADMPLVAPSYSARKAAYAKKVGLGKHSRDDLEASLHDA
- a CDS encoding sigma-70 family RNA polymerase sigma factor is translated as MFALSFRAALDAPFLNVEEERQAISRWQEYGDRDSLEILLRSHVRQAYAQARRWATNPVELEDLVAEGIIGLMRAAERFDLTQDVRFSTYSHWWVMTCVLNALARIKTVIDVPARVYLDARMGRLDNPEASQLLTGLVALDARSFDDSDAEMMEMMRSPDLTPEEQTVAASAARAAHEVLEDALDDLDAPDREMVLRRKLQTPPESLDDLARDLGMSRERARQVEKRALIRLKRCLEKRGFSPAMLN
- a CDS encoding MucR family transcriptional regulator, encoding MTQQSPACAGEPATSRTPAVPISESVFPDRLICLETGRPIKMLKRHLKNLLGMTFEEYRAKWDLPPDYPTSAPDYQLAKQRWRTRDKLH